Proteins encoded together in one Desulfosporosinus meridiei DSM 13257 window:
- the trmD gene encoding tRNA (guanosine(37)-N1)-methyltransferase TrmD produces the protein MIKITILTLFPEMFVPLNESILKRAQEAGLVEINLVNFRDYAVSKHKNVDDVPYGGGAGMLLKPEPIFAAIRDLPQVSHDRKLILMSPQGHVFHQKKAEEWSAHQELVFMCGHYEGFDERIRELADEEVSLGDYVLTGGELAAMVMIDAVVRLIPGVLGEEVSAEEDSHSIGLLEYPQYTRPADFEGRKVPEILLSGHHAQIMRWRRKESLRRTFLRRPDLIKNLEFSLEDYSLLEELTLEHEEFARWRTKWQHLSPPPKRQRRSSNRNK, from the coding sequence ATGATTAAAATAACAATTTTAACCCTATTTCCCGAAATGTTTGTTCCTTTAAATGAAAGTATTCTAAAACGCGCTCAAGAAGCTGGTTTAGTAGAGATTAACTTGGTTAACTTTCGTGATTATGCAGTTAGTAAGCATAAAAATGTTGATGATGTTCCCTATGGAGGGGGAGCGGGAATGCTCTTAAAGCCTGAACCGATTTTTGCAGCTATAAGAGATTTGCCTCAGGTTAGTCATGATCGGAAGTTAATTCTTATGTCTCCTCAGGGACATGTGTTTCATCAAAAGAAAGCTGAAGAGTGGTCTGCACATCAAGAGCTTGTATTTATGTGTGGGCATTACGAAGGATTTGATGAACGCATTCGAGAGTTAGCGGATGAGGAAGTGTCCTTAGGGGACTATGTTTTAACAGGAGGAGAGCTAGCTGCCATGGTAATGATTGATGCCGTAGTGAGGCTCATTCCTGGTGTTCTAGGAGAAGAGGTATCTGCTGAGGAAGATTCGCACAGTATAGGGTTGTTGGAATACCCTCAGTATACTCGTCCGGCGGACTTTGAAGGACGTAAGGTGCCGGAGATTTTGTTGTCCGGCCATCATGCCCAGATAATGCGCTGGAGGAGAAAAGAGTCACTCAGGCGAACGTTTTTAAGACGCCCAGATCTAATCAAGAACCTGGAGTTTAGCCTGGAAGATTATTCATTATTAGAGGAACTTACCCTGGAACACGAGGAATTTGCCAGATGGCGTACGAAATGGCAGCACCTTTCCCCTCCACCAAAGCGACAGAGGCGATCTTCAAATAGGAACAAATAG
- the rpsP gene encoding 30S ribosomal protein S16, translated as MATKIRLCRMGAKKNPFYRMVIADAKAPRDGRFIEQIGYYDPTKSPVVLNIDEEKAMKWLSTGAQPSNTAKSLLSQAGILTKFHESKN; from the coding sequence ATGGCTACAAAAATTCGTCTGTGCCGCATGGGTGCTAAAAAGAATCCTTTCTACCGTATGGTAATTGCTGATGCTAAAGCTCCCCGTGATGGTCGTTTCATTGAACAAATTGGATATTACGATCCAACAAAAAGCCCTGTAGTTCTGAACATTGATGAGGAAAAGGCTATGAAATGGTTATCAACTGGAGCTCAGCCTTCAAATACTGCAAAGTCTTTGCTGAGTCAAGCTGGTATCTTAACCAAATTCCACGAGTCCAAGAACTAA
- the rimM gene encoding ribosome maturation factor RimM (Essential for efficient processing of 16S rRNA), which yields MDEVLIGEVLRPHGISGELRVYPLTNNAKRFLKLQEVILRSGTTNQRFKVIEARLQMEFVLLAVEGIATADQAEKYRGWEVRIDRSEVLPLKEGWYYFELEGMQVYEEDILLGTLSQVLETGANDVYVVKGVKGELCIPALKSVVKNVDVSGRRMDVILPPGLRD from the coding sequence ATGGATGAAGTACTGATTGGGGAAGTGTTGCGTCCGCATGGAATTAGCGGGGAGTTGAGGGTCTATCCGTTGACTAATAACGCTAAACGATTTCTTAAACTGCAGGAAGTTATTTTGCGGAGCGGTACGACCAATCAACGCTTTAAAGTTATCGAAGCCCGTTTACAAATGGAGTTTGTATTGCTGGCGGTTGAGGGAATAGCTACTGCGGATCAAGCGGAAAAATACCGAGGATGGGAAGTTCGTATTGATCGCTCAGAAGTACTTCCTCTTAAAGAGGGATGGTATTATTTTGAGCTTGAGGGAATGCAGGTTTATGAAGAAGATATATTGCTGGGAACGCTCAGCCAAGTTTTGGAAACTGGTGCAAACGATGTTTATGTTGTTAAAGGGGTTAAAGGAGAACTATGCATTCCAGCTCTTAAAAGTGTTGTAAAGAATGTTGACGTCTCTGGACGGCGCATGGATGTTATTCTTCCACCAGGGCTTCGAGATTAA
- a CDS encoding RNA methyltransferase, whose amino-acid sequence MSDVYLALVHYPVYNKNMETVATSITNLDLHDIARCSTTYGIKRYYVVHPAEAQRALAKRIMGFWQEGYGAEYNPDRQEAFSRVKIAVDLAQVYEEIEAEHGVGPIKVATDARKYANTIAYSELREDIENNETPILLLFGTGWGLLKEDVEKMDRILEPIYGPTDYNHLSVRSAVSIILDRLRGH is encoded by the coding sequence ATGTCAGATGTCTACTTGGCTTTAGTCCATTATCCTGTCTACAATAAAAACATGGAGACAGTTGCTACATCAATTACTAATTTAGATTTACATGATATAGCCAGATGCTCAACGACTTATGGTATAAAACGATATTATGTAGTTCATCCTGCAGAAGCTCAGCGTGCTTTAGCCAAACGTATTATGGGTTTCTGGCAAGAAGGATATGGAGCAGAGTACAATCCCGATCGTCAGGAAGCATTCTCTCGAGTGAAGATTGCAGTTGATCTGGCTCAAGTCTATGAAGAGATCGAAGCAGAACATGGAGTTGGGCCCATAAAGGTTGCAACGGATGCTAGAAAATATGCCAATACTATTGCTTATTCTGAGCTTCGAGAGGACATAGAGAATAACGAGACTCCCATTCTGCTATTATTTGGAACGGGTTGGGGACTGCTTAAAGAGGATGTTGAAAAGATGGATCGTATCTTGGAGCCGATTTATGGACCGACAGATTACAATCACTTATCCGTACGTTCTGCAGTTTCAATTATCTTAGATCGGTTACGCGGTCATTGA
- the ffh gene encoding signal recognition particle protein: MFQGLSEKLQETFKRLKGKGKLKEADVNEAMREVRVALLEADVNFKVVKDFVAKVKERSIGQEVLESLSPAQHVIKVVHEEMIDLMGGASGKILIASKPPTVIMLVGLQGAGKTTHAAKLANMLKKQGKHPLLVACDIYRPAAIKQLQVLGAQLNVPVFSMGEENPRDIAKASITHANQNGQDVVIIDTAGRLHINEELMGELRDIKGSVKPHEILLVVDAMTGQDAVNVAESFHGDLGLDGVILTKLDGDTRGGAALSIKAVTGCTIKFIGLGEKMDALEAFHPDRMASRILGMGDVLTLIEKAQESFDEKKAKEMEQKLRKQEFTLDDFLDQMQQMKKMGPLSSILEMIPGVGKQLKDVNIDEKDTAHIEAIIRSMTTEERRKPAIIKDSRKKRIAKGSGTSVQDVGRLLKQFEQMQKMMKQFSGGGMGMLGGGKKGKKGKKPKFPFPTV, encoded by the coding sequence TCAAGGACTAAGCGAAAAACTCCAAGAAACATTTAAGAGGCTTAAAGGAAAGGGCAAGTTAAAGGAAGCAGATGTCAACGAGGCTATGCGTGAAGTTCGCGTTGCCTTATTGGAGGCGGATGTTAACTTTAAAGTTGTTAAGGACTTTGTTGCCAAAGTAAAGGAACGATCAATTGGTCAAGAAGTCCTAGAATCTCTTTCACCGGCACAACATGTTATTAAAGTTGTTCATGAAGAAATGATCGACCTTATGGGAGGGGCATCCGGTAAAATCTTGATTGCCTCAAAGCCTCCTACAGTGATTATGTTGGTTGGTCTTCAAGGAGCGGGAAAAACCACTCACGCTGCTAAGTTGGCCAACATGCTTAAGAAACAAGGGAAACATCCTCTGCTTGTTGCATGTGATATCTACCGTCCAGCCGCGATCAAACAGTTGCAGGTTCTAGGAGCTCAACTGAATGTGCCGGTTTTTTCTATGGGAGAGGAAAATCCGAGAGATATTGCTAAAGCAAGTATTACCCATGCCAATCAGAATGGACAAGATGTGGTCATAATTGATACAGCCGGACGTTTGCACATTAACGAGGAATTGATGGGCGAGCTGCGGGATATTAAAGGGTCTGTCAAACCTCACGAAATCTTGCTGGTTGTAGATGCTATGACAGGACAAGATGCGGTTAATGTCGCGGAGTCCTTCCACGGAGACTTAGGGCTTGATGGTGTAATTCTCACAAAGTTAGATGGAGATACTCGTGGGGGCGCAGCTCTTTCGATCAAAGCAGTGACTGGGTGTACCATTAAATTTATTGGCCTCGGGGAAAAGATGGATGCCCTTGAAGCTTTCCATCCTGATCGTATGGCTTCTAGAATTCTGGGAATGGGCGATGTTCTTACTTTAATTGAGAAGGCTCAGGAATCTTTTGATGAGAAAAAGGCCAAAGAAATGGAACAAAAGCTGCGCAAACAGGAATTTACCCTTGACGATTTTCTTGATCAGATGCAGCAGATGAAAAAAATGGGCCCTCTTTCCTCAATCTTAGAAATGATTCCCGGAGTAGGGAAACAGTTAAAAGATGTTAATATAGATGAAAAAGACACTGCACATATTGAAGCTATTATCCGGTCGATGACGACAGAAGAACGTCGGAAGCCAGCCATTATAAAAGATTCACGTAAAAAAAGAATCGCTAAAGGAAGCGGAACTTCAGTTCAAGACGTAGGACGTCTCTTAAAGCAGTTTGAACAAATGCAAAAGATGATGAAGCAATTCTCAGGTGGCGGCATGGGTATGCTTGGGGGCGGAAAAAAGGGCAAGAAGGGTAAGAAACCGAAATTTCCGTTTCCGACGGTATAA
- the rplS gene encoding 50S ribosomal protein L19: MDYIRMIEEEQMKKDLPNFRPGDTVRVHVRIVEGTRERIQVFEGVVIAMKNGGIRETFTVRRVFAGVGVERTFPLHSPRLEKIEVARRGIVRRAKLNYLRGLSGKAARIRDRRIG; the protein is encoded by the coding sequence ATGGATTATATTCGCATGATTGAAGAAGAACAAATGAAAAAGGATCTTCCTAACTTCCGGCCGGGTGATACAGTTCGTGTACATGTCCGTATTGTTGAGGGAACTCGTGAACGTATCCAGGTTTTCGAAGGGGTTGTCATTGCAATGAAAAATGGCGGCATTCGTGAAACTTTTACAGTTCGACGTGTCTTCGCTGGAGTCGGGGTAGAACGAACTTTCCCTTTGCATTCACCTCGCTTGGAAAAAATCGAGGTGGCTCGACGAGGTATTGTTCGCCGGGCTAAGCTTAACTATCTACGTGGTCTTTCAGGTAAGGCGGCTCGGATTCGCGACCGTCGTATCGGCTAG
- a CDS encoding KH domain-containing protein, which produces MKELVEILAKALVDQTDQVLVVQTETEKSVHLQLTVAPDDMGKVIGKQGKIANAIRTLVKAAAVKDGRRVHMDIDQ; this is translated from the coding sequence GTGAAGGAACTTGTAGAAATCCTCGCGAAAGCGTTGGTGGATCAGACAGATCAAGTTCTCGTCGTTCAAACGGAGACTGAAAAGAGTGTGCATTTACAGCTCACAGTCGCACCTGATGACATGGGGAAAGTGATTGGGAAACAAGGGAAGATCGCGAACGCTATTCGTACGCTGGTTAAAGCGGCTGCCGTTAAAGATGGGCGCCGAGTTCATATGGACATTGATCAATAA